The following nucleotide sequence is from Pithys albifrons albifrons isolate INPA30051 chromosome 2, PitAlb_v1, whole genome shotgun sequence.
ttaagaaacattttgggatttttctgattattttcagCAAGGTCAACTCACCTTAAGTTAACTAACAACTCACTTCTCATTAAAGGGAAGGTTCCAGAAACACAAGGCTGCCATCATATAGTTTAAATGTTCTAATAAAATCCACTATATTCAAATGTTTCTAGAATATTTTGTAGAGCTGCTTTGATACCTGGGATAAACAGGACACAGAGGAATCCAGGCATTGACCAGTTTCTATGCTGACATAGTATTGCAAGAGAGCTTGAAGGATTCAGACTCCCATGGACAGTCTGACTGGAGCTATATCAGCTCCACCAGTCACTGGTAAGGCTACAGCAGCTGTGACTTGGCAGTTGTTCTGCAAAGGGCACACCTGAGGTAGGACAAGAGCAAAGTCTGGGCTGCTTTTCTCAGGAAGATGTCACCATGCAAGCCACAGATCTACTCCACACCATGAAATCTGTCCTCATCTTTTCAGCAGGTTTCCTTGGGCCTCTTTTCCACCACTGGAAAAGCAACTCAGAAGTGTGAGATAACAGCCCAACATCTCCTAGCAGTAAGGGTCCATTGAAGTTGGAGGGGATTGATCCCATAGAAATAGATGATACCTCTGTTAGCAAGGATCATTTCCAGGCTCTGTTCCTGGTGTCACAACTGTGCAAACCAACGAAACACAGGTGAGAGGACAAGAGATGCATTTATGCCACGATACTGCATAAATGTCAGGGGAAGGAGCTTCTCTCCTGAGGTAACAAATGCCAAAGTAAGGTTTTAAAAAGTGTTATCAAAAACAAGGTTTCCATTTTGAAATCCAACTAAAACCAAACTGTGCCAAGACTAGAGGGTCTGTATTGAGCCAGTACTCTTTCCTATTCATGAGTGAGATGACCACAAGTGTTTTCTGCACACACCACAGAAGATGAGGTGGGGAGGCCCTCCATGAGCCAGTCCCATTTCTTTTGTAATCCAAAGACATCCAGATGCCTCTTCTCAACCCTGAGTGGACAATAAACCACATCTCCAGAGCAGCTCAACCCCTTGTAGACATCTCTTTTGGTTTAGAGACACAATAACAGCAGGTGTTACCACCTTTTGCTGTTTCCTATAAAAAGACATCCAACATAAAAATTCACTCCCAGTTTCACACCCTCTGGCTCCCCAcaaacagctgtgctggggctgctgcaatGTGGCCTCAGGTGTTTAGAAGAAATCTCTGGGATTTCAGCCTGAAATGCAGACTGTTTCAGAAGGTAATCCTGAcagccctggtgctgcagaTAATGGTGCTGGGGCTGAAGCACTGTATCCCTGGCCTCATGGGGACAGGGGTAGGTTAAATCCAGACAGGACACATTAGATGCAGGTAGGCAGTTCATGTGATGAAACAGTCTGCCCATGTTCACACAAACCAGAGTAAGAGCCCTGCTCTGATGCTGCTAAGAAGTTTAGGAGTTTCTTTAGTTCACATTTGGTGTCATACAAACCCAGATGTGTCCTAAACCTCAAGTAGCTGTCTCTGAACTCATTCAGAGCTACCACCAGTATAGCCTGTTGGGTATCTCCACATCAGAAACGTATAACCCCTCCCTATTTGGCCAAAAGGAGCATATGGTCTGAGAAGGTCTGTTCTTCAGGCTTTGCTTACAACAAAACAGagttaaaacacagaaaacaaaaaacgaATGGCTCCGTGACAAAGAAAGACTGGAGCAAAACACAAAGTCTCCTTCATCCTCAGACATTGGCCTTTTTTCCTCTATGGAGCAGGACCATCATTCAATGAAATCTTTAGCAAGGAAGTGTGAAGAAGGATCATTTATACTGCTGACCTGGGAGAGAATCTGTTGTCTTTATTGATACAACTGCAAAGACACAAACATAAGGGGAAGAACACAGGTCACAGAAATGCCAATGCCAAAAGAGATTTGGTTTTGAGATAGGCTGGAGGTGGAAGCATATCCAGCTGCTTGACTGAGAGAACCCGACCTCTCAATGCAATGTTGTCACCAAAAGGTCTTACCCCAGCTGAAAACCGTGAGCTGTCATGTCTCTGTTTGGGGTCACTGTGAGCTCTGCTGAACCACCATGTTCAGTCTTAAACAGCTCAAGAAGGATATTGAAATAATGAAAGGGACTTCAAAGACTGTAACAGGAAAGACAACATTTAGCACAAGATATTTGGCACATTCTACTTCCATCGTTGCCgtgagtgacccttccccccaaaaacaggactctgagcacgttagtgtagggtaagataaaaagtaaaggtcctttaataacacagggcctacagcccacaggaatacaggatgacatccatgtgtcccagttcttgtttccatggtttttataataagatccctccaatcattgctttacacatttctcagtccagccccagtcccacccctggtccaaccccctggaattgggtctggggttgtcaagaccctctgtcttcatcagctcttcttcctcgggcacacaaaggtctcttggagttcatccagttctggcttttgggtcactctgacctgtgtttatgtttcattctgtaggccttctgatatccttcagctctaccttggataggagtctaaacaagattaattaactaaaggaatttgagctccctgttctgggacaggggtagtgatagaaaggcattaaacttaaactgttagaaatattaaccctctaaaaatctacaactactgtgttcctaaaatctacaaaatgtgaaaatcagaacaaaaacccctttggcatcacgTAGATGAGCGGGGATCAGGCTAAGCACTATTTTCTACCTATCTGGGTTTTCTTCCCAGAGAGACTCAGGTGTTCAGACAGGGAACTGCAGTGTATTTTGGTTGGAACCAAAAAAGAACTGCACAGCATCCCTACATTGATGCACAGCTGCCTAGACATTGGGGAAACACAACTTTAGTGTTCTCCATAGGATATCCAAATCTCTCCTTTAAAGATAGTTGTGAGCCACAAATTTGCAGTTTTCTGAGTCACAACCCCCACATGTCCCTACAGTTGTTTTAGGATCTCTTTGATCACCATTATATTTGAATTACCCCTACATGATAATTCCTCACCCCCATGATATATATTATTCTGCCCTTTTAATAGTGTTTAGGTAGGGacaagaacttaaaaaaaaaagaataatcttGAGAAGGAATCTTTGCTCCAAGTGGTGTGTTTAGTGTTGGCCAagattttttgtattttaaggaTCAGAGTGCCCTCTTCTGTCCCATCAGTGTCCTTAACTCCTGTGTTAAATCGGATTGTAGAGAAAAACTGTGACTTGTTTTCTGCACACTTTATCATTAAGAAATCAGAGCTGATCACAAACAAATAGCTCTTGTTAATCTGAGGGCTCAGCAGTAGCTGCTGCCAATAAAAGGGGTTGGAGGAACATCACAGGCAACATGATGGATCTAATTAGTTGATGATGTCAGGCATATTTTGAAGTGAATCTCTGTGAGGTTTAAACAGTGAGGTGTTATTTACAGGCCCACACTCTGCATTTAAACCTCACCTTCTCCTGTCTGATCGAATCCAGTCTGATGACCAAGGAAATCTGACTGACACAAGCAGATTAACAGTTATGTTGCATATTATATTGCATATAATAATTTCTAAACTAATCTTGGTGAAAGCACTGGGACTGCAGTTTATCTGAATCGTGGAAAGAGCTAACAATgacctggaaaaacaaaaattagcTGAGTGTTTCTGTCATGAAGACACAGAGAACGTGTGTTCTTGGACAACATATCACCACTTCTATTGCAGCAAAGCCAGAATTAATAGGCTGTGGAAGATCCCTGCGATGCCAAAGGGCTGGGACATGTTCTCACACCCTGATGGTCCATCTCAGGGCTGTGTTCCCATAGCCCAATGGTTCATCCCCAGGTGCTGTTCCCACACTCTGATGGtccatcccagggctgtgttCCCATAGCCCAATGGTTCATCCCCAGGTGCTGTTCCCACACCCTGATGGtccatcccagggctgtgttCCCATAGTCCAGTGGTTCATCCCCAGGTGCTGTTCCCACACTCTGATGGtccatcccagggctgtgttCCCAAAGCCCAATGGtccatcccagggctgtgttCCCACACCATGATGGTCCATCCCAGGGTTGTGTTCCCATAGCCCAATGGTCCATCTCCAGGTGCTGTTCCCACACCATGATGGTCCATCCCAGGGCCCTGTTTCCACACCCTGATGGtccatcccagggctgtgttCCCACACCCTGATGGTCCATCCCAGGGCCCTGTTTCCACACCCTGATTGTCCATCCCAGGGCCATGTTTCCACACCCTGATGGTCCATCCCAGGGCCATGTTCCCACAGCCCAATGGTCCCAGGGACACTGcaggagctccagctctgcatccCAGTGACACAGCACCTCCATGAGGGATGGCAGTGAGAGCAGACACCTTGTTTGCTTTCACTTTTGAATAATAGAGTGGTTTGGCCTGGAAGGGTTCCTAAAGATCATCAAATCCTTATCCccggcagggacaccttccactagcccaggttgctccaagccccatccagcccggccttgagcacttccacgGATGGGGCAcgcacagcttctctgggcagccagcGCCTCCCCACCCTGCGGGGAGGAATTTCATCCCAATATCCAAGATAAAGCGCTCTACTTTAGCACCGCCCCGGGAGGAGGCGTTTTGTCCCTCCGCGCTCGCCATAGCGGAGGCGCCGCAGCCGCCATGGCGGCCGCCTGTGTGAGGATCGTGCCGAGGGGCATCGCCATCGGCCTGCCCGCCCGTGAGCTCTGCCCGGCCCTCACCCCTCATCCCTCACCCCTCACCGCTCCCGAGCatccccctgcccacagcccctctgctgcccggccctgccccagagagcggggccgggcaggggcgTCCCTGGGGCGGCGGTGGGTCTTCGGCCCTCCTTATGATGAGCGGGGGCGGATCAGCTTGAGGTTCtatttattttagttatttcaggttgttttttttacagGGTGTTTTTCCCTCTCGGGGCTCCGGGCGGGCGAGGATGGGAAGCCAGCGAAGTTCCAGCCGCCGCCGAAGCCCGTGATTATTGACaagcagaagcagagggaggagaggaggtaGGGAGGGCTGTCTGTGCTATCAAACATCATTCGAGTTGAAATATGTTAGAAGAAAACGCCTGAAAATGCTGCGTTCTGCAGAAAAATACACAGCAGTAAATAGTTCTGCAAATTTGGGGTTGATGTGTGAGGCTCTCTCGTTTAAAGGCACCTCTTTGGTGTCCCGTGGGTGACGGGGACGTGTCCTGTGTCCTTACACCTTGAGGTCAGCCGTGAGCACGTGTTATGTTTGTGAAATGTCAACAGTGGTGATGTCTTCATGAGTTGTCTTCTTCTGGGTATTTTTCATGTCACCTCAGCTCATTTCATAcaatcccagagtggtttgggctgggagggaccatAAAGGTCATTTCATTTcaatctccctgccatgggcagggacacctttcctTAGGCCTggagctcagagctccatccagcctggcctggaacacttccagggttggagcatccacaacctccctgggcttTAAATCCTATTTGCATTCTTTAAATGACCCAGTGATCaaaactgcagtgctgtgtctggAAGGAAAGTCATAGTACTGTATTTTTCATCTTctccccacaaaaaaaacccccaccaaacccATATCATGTAGGGGGCCTAGGAATGGGTAAGGTATTAAAAATCAGGCTCTAAAAATGTCCACTCTGTCTTCAGATCTGTTAATGGAAATATCTTTTAAGAAGTGAAGAGTCCACATGGTTGTCTTAAAAAGTGCAATGTGTGTGATGTGGCAGCTGAGTAAAAGGAGAGCTGCATcatttaaatgacattttactctcctgggattgttcagcttTGAAGACCAAGAGCAGGTTTGGTGTTACTGTTTGtgtggctgcccctgggcagcagcaccaacCAGAACCTCTGTGCTGCCACACAGGTTCTCTGTgctccccccacagcccctgtaAGGTTTGTAAGGCAGGTTTACATTTGTCCTCCTTCTCTGTGTTGGCACTTCTCTCCTGGCCAGATCCAGGACTTCTAACTTACATCCATACTAGTGAATTAAAAGAATCCAGCTTCATCCTCAGGCTCTGAGGCCAAGTGGTCTTGCCATCCAAACCAGAGGGACCACCACATCCAAATGGTCTGTTGAAGTGGTTCTCAGCCCAAGCCAGTCCATGTCACAAAGTGTGCCTTCAACTCAACAGTTAGATAATTGAGGTCCAGGATGTGAGGAAATTCCTTGGCATGGTTTAGTTTTTTGGAGCAGAAAGTGGTTTTATGAGTTCCTTTAAGCTTCTTTAACACAAAAGGACATTTATGTCATGTCTCCTATAGATCAGTTTGTGAAAACTGTAATATTGTTCCATATCTATGACTGTAAAGTCCACCAATAGTGTCATGTTATGTGGATTACAATTAAACCAGGAAATAACCTGTTCCTAGGATGTAGCAGCACTGTCTGGACTGTCCTCTTTCAATCACCTCCAACATAAACATGTAttgctggttttggaaaaaaatctgtttaacagaacaaagcaacaacaaaaaacaaaacaaaaagccacaaaacaacaaaaacacacgaaaaaaaccaaaacccttttgtataacaaaaaacccaaaaataaaaTTGGTAACTTCATAAGCTGCAGTTCATATCTCTGAAAAGGCACTTGGTGGTGGTGGTTAACCAGCTGGTAATTTTTAGGCCAAATACTTCTTCCACAAATGCTTTTGTTTCATACTTTTAAAAGTTTGGCTGTTCTTACAGGTTCCTGAGCCCTGAATTTATACCTCCCAGAGGGAGAACAGATCCTCTTAAATACTATATGGAAAGAAAGGATAtgatacagagaagaaaagtctTCGACATCCCAGAGTTCTATGTTGGTCAGTAACAGCACTAAAGCTTCCATAAACCTGTCAGGACTGTACATTGGGTCAGATGTAGAATAGCATAAAACACCACAGTGTCAGGTGTGTTACAACAACTCATTTATCTGTTTTATACATAGAACgtttaatttcatatttacaTCCAGATTCATTAGAAGTATAATCCTCCTAATGTGTTTCttaagtggtttttttttctatcctgGCACTTGAGCATGTGGTTTACCAGGAAAgctcaggaaaggaaaatacgTCAGAGCATTTATATTCAATTTGGATAGTGAAGAGTTCAGAAATAAAGGTGAAGGTTTGTGGTTAATCTGCAGTATAACTTCaacatatatttgtatattaaTTCAGGTCATGTTAGaagtctgttctgtttctggcagttatagaatcatagaatcatagaatcgattgggttggaaaagacctccaagatcatcgagtccaacccttggtccaactccagtccctttaccagatcatggcactcagcgccacgtccaatctgtgtttaaaaatctctagggatggtgaatccaccaactctctgggcagcccattccaatgcctgagcactctctgatatccaacttaaatttcccctggcagagcttgagcccatcgtgcccccttgtcctattgctgagtgcctgggagaagagaccagcccccacctggccagaacttcccttcaggtagttctagacagtgatgaggtcacctctgagcctcctcttctccaggctaaacacccccagctccctcagcctctccccatagggcttgtgctccagtcccttctccagccttgttgctcttctctggacccgctccagcacctcaatatcctttctgaactgaggggcccagaactgaacacagtactcaaggtgtggcctcaccaacacagagtacaggggaaggatcactgccctgggcctgctggccacgctatttttgatacaggccacgatcccattggccttcttggccacctgggcacactggtggctcctgttgagcttcctgtccctcagtccccccaggtccctctgcctggctgctctccagccactctgtgcccagcctggagcgctgcagggggttgttgtggccaaagtgcaggacctgcacttggccttattgaacttcatcccattttgatggaaaacaaaaacttttcCTACTGTATCTAAATACATGGGCTTTGTCTGACACTCCCCCCATTTTGGTATGTCTTATCTTGGATAGTCTGTTTATTTTAACTCAATTTTTGGCAGGCAGTGTGCTCGCCGTGACCACCGCCGATCATTACGCCAATAACAAATCCAACCGGTTTGTTGGCATCTGCATCcaaaggggaggaagaggacTTGGTGCTACCTTTGTCCTTCGGAATGTGATAGAAGACCAAGGTGGGGTTCTAACTGTGGTAATTATGCTAAAAGTGTTACACATTTTTTGCTTAAAGTTGTAGCAAGTCAGTCTGGGGGGAGGATGGCATTGTGAAATTGTGAGTCTGCCTGTTCAGGTATCCTGCAAGGTTAAAACTATGTACACAGAGATGTTGATATGTATTTGAAGGCACAGAACTGCTTAGTAGTTTTGTCTCTATGCTTGGTAATCTTTTAGACATTCCATGATGGCTGTGCATATGTCTGAGCCTGGGCAGTCTGTGCTAGCCATGTAAATACCAGCCCAGTTTGAGCACTGTGTATTTGCATGAACTGGGGATGTCTGTGTGAACTTTTCAACAAGCAGCAGATTAGCACAGTTTTAGCATAGGTTTATAATCTGGTTTATGACAAAATTGGGGGCAGTGCAAATAGTGAAGTTCTGAGAGCAAATACAAAATGGGGGGTGTCTCTTCATATACACTGAAATGGAGAGTAACAGCCATAGGAACCAGAAGGGAGTGAAGTTTAAAAGCCAAGCTCATCTTCCTTAAATTCAAGCCATTCAATGTCTCTTAAGCCATCGTGTTGTCAAAGACTTGACTTGCAAAGAAACCTGCAGTTGCCTGTGCAGACACAGTGCGGGAGTGCAGTCACATGTGCACACAGCAGCATAGTTCTCTGAGAAGTAAAAAGCAGGTCTGCAATGATACAGGAATGTGTAAcactaaagaaataatttgatgTTAGTATTTCTAATGAATTTAGTTCGTTAAACTGGACGTTCTCTCCCTAAGGTGTTGAAATATGTTATGACCTGTACAGTCCTCGGATCCAGGCGATCGAGGTGCTGAAGCTGGAAAAGAGGCTGGATGACAACCTGATGTACCTGCGAGATGCCCTCCCTGAATACAGCACTTTTGATGTGAATATGAAACCTGTTTCTCGCTTGGACCACGAAGAAGTTCCTGTAAACAAGGTAGGAGCCACATGTTTCAGAGGGGAAGCACAGGATTGTTTAGGTAACTTCCATACCTGACTGTGTCAGCTCTTTGCTACAGCAGTTCCCAGGGTGacaaaactacagaaaatatgGCAAGtctttagaatcatagaatcaattgggttggaaaagacctccaagatcatcgagtccaacccttggtccaactccagtccctttaccagatcatggcactcagtgccacgtccaatctgtgtttaaaaatctctagggatggtgaatccaccacctctctgggcagcccattccaatgcctgagcactctctctggaaagaatttttttctgatatccaacttcaatttcccctggcagagcttaagcccatcatgcccccttgtcctattgctgagtgcctgggagaagagaccagcccccacctggccagaacttcccttcaggtagttctagacagtgatgaggtcacctctgagcctcctcttctccaggctaaacaaccccagctccctcagcctctccccacagcacttgtgctccagtcccttctccagcctcgttgctcttctctggccccgatccagcacctcaatatcctttgTACCATTTCTATAGCAAAAGAATGTTGAGAATGTAAACACCAACCACCCTCAGTAGTTAAATTTGAAGACATGCAAGAGTATGAGCCTGCACCTGCCTCTGTAGAACTCTGTGCAGAGATAAAAGCTTTTCTTACAGAAATGTTACTGTTAATGTGGGTACTGGCTGGGGAGTGACTGGTGTCAGGAAACAAGATCAGATGGGAGAGTCAGCTAAATCTGCCTCTTAGAGAAGATCCAGAAACCAGCAGAGCCTGCTCAAGTGTTGTGTAGGACTTCAGTAACTTACAGTGATcattcctccctttctccttttcttttctcttagtAAGGATTATAACTACAAAAGATGAGTTAAGTTCACTTTACGTTTCAATTAAGGACAGTGTTAATTAAGAATTTTCACAAAGTACTGTGACAACAATGTGGACAAAAACATTCCTTTTCTCCTAACGGTATAAAGGAGTAGTTCCTTAACACACTGACAGATTGATCAATTTTCTCTTATTCTTCTTCTGTTAGAGCAGCAGTCATCTCACCTTTGCTAAGCTCACAATCAAAAATCCAATTACTTAATaccttttaattgttttttttaatctttcattcTAGCTGCAAGTACGAATGAAACCTAAACCATGGTCAAAACGGTGGGAAAGACCAAAATACAACATAAAAGGAATAAAGTTTGAGCTAcctgaaagcaaaatgaaagaagcacagaagtggagccagccctggctggaGTTTGATATGCTGCGAGAATATGATACTtcaaaaatagaggaaaaaatttGGAAAGAAGTGAACgaagaacttaaaaaataaaaaggtttttcCACAGTCTAGGAAttactgagaaaatatttttaatttactgcaTGGATGATCATTGTCAAATTTTGTATATACATCggcaaagcaaacaacaaaattaaCCTTTCCAGAAGATTTTATAGTGTGCAGGCTCTTGTGATTCAAGTGTGCATTGCCTTCCCAATGCTTACAAGTCATTACAAGGAATCTTTCTTCCAGAAACCAACATCTGCAGAGCTAAATTGTGGTAGAacaattaattacatttttgtaaTAGCACAAGGCTGGTGCTAGAGACAAGCTGGGATGAGACAAAGAAGAACAAGAGAAAAGCAATGAGATCATGAGCTTGTGGTCATTGCTGATCAGCAGGTGCATTTTTGTTGGCATTCTGAgaggaaaagcaacagaaattcATTAAGAAGGCAGGAATTGTAACCTAACTCCTAAAGGTCATGAAGGTTAGTGGAGCCTGACCAGTTTCTTTCATACTTTGTAACATTTCTCCCACATGTTAAAGAATTGAACTGTAGGAGTCTTTAagcacagcaaaatattttattttcaaaataatattatttaaaaagtaatcaTTTGTCTGTTAACACCAATCAAAGCTatttacaattaaaatattttacaaaaatatatttttaacttaaaaaatattaaaaaaatagggaTTAGGTCTGCAAGAGTTAAATTCTAGTCCCAGATTTTGAAGAAATACAGCCATAAGTAAACACAGAGTCTGTGATGCACTACAGTTTCCACAATGAAACATCCCTGTTAAgtctataaaaatatttatcataaATGTACAAAGTTATAAAACATTAGAAACCTAACAAGGATATGAACAAGTAAGGTTTAGTAGGTCTTATGGGGAAGCAAAATGAAGTTTCCTAGAATTCCAGTTACTAGAAAGTAACTGAAGTTGGTTGTACTTAGGATGTCTGTGATGAAAAGCCTCACCTGCACACTGCCCTTGTTTCTGTATCAGGTCCAAACCCCTGCAGCATTATGAATTCTTTTTAAACAGGAATGGCTTAGCAATAACCCTCCCAAAAATCATTGTGGCCCACAAGCTAGCAGAGCTCAATGACTGCTGAGTCAGAA
It contains:
- the MRPL19 gene encoding large ribosomal subunit protein bL19m; its protein translation is MAAACVRIVPRGIAIGLPARCFSLSGLRAGEDGKPAKFQPPPKPVIIDKQKQREERRFLSPEFIPPRGRTDPLKYYMERKDMIQRRKVFDIPEFYVGSVLAVTTADHYANNKSNRFVGICIQRGGRGLGATFVLRNVIEDQGVEICYDLYSPRIQAIEVLKLEKRLDDNLMYLRDALPEYSTFDVNMKPVSRLDHEEVPVNKLQVRMKPKPWSKRWERPKYNIKGIKFELPESKMKEAQKWSQPWLEFDMLREYDTSKIEEKIWKEVNEELKK